In Rhodoferax koreense, a genomic segment contains:
- a CDS encoding aspartate/glutamate racemase family protein — translation MALQTPMETVEAAALGVIMLDTRFPRPPGDIGNPASFAVPVRQRVVSGAWPAAVVQTAEAQQANGMQPAFVAAARALQADGVRAITTSCGFLVLMQQVLQAAVKVPVVTSSLLALPGCLAREGQVGVLTISADKLGPAHLRVAGVPEERLGDVLVQGMDPEGAFAGPILRNQPGLDVAAAEADVVRAALVLQAHAPHLRTLVLECTNMPPYAAAIERRTGWRTLSLLQSATLLHVFSRTSSLARSP, via the coding sequence ATGGCGCTGCAAACCCCCATGGAAACCGTGGAAGCCGCCGCACTCGGCGTGATCATGCTCGACACGCGCTTCCCGCGCCCGCCGGGCGACATCGGCAACCCGGCGAGTTTTGCCGTGCCGGTGCGCCAGCGGGTGGTGTCGGGCGCCTGGCCGGCCGCCGTGGTGCAGACGGCCGAGGCCCAGCAGGCCAATGGCATGCAGCCCGCTTTCGTGGCCGCTGCGCGGGCGCTGCAGGCCGACGGGGTGCGCGCGATCACCACCAGCTGCGGTTTCCTGGTGCTGATGCAGCAGGTGCTTCAGGCCGCGGTGAAGGTGCCGGTCGTCACCTCCAGCCTGCTTGCGCTGCCTGGCTGCCTCGCGCGTGAGGGCCAGGTCGGCGTCCTGACCATCAGCGCCGACAAGCTCGGCCCGGCGCACCTGCGGGTGGCTGGCGTGCCCGAGGAGCGGCTCGGCGATGTGCTGGTCCAGGGCATGGATCCGGAAGGCGCCTTCGCCGGCCCGATCCTGCGCAACCAGCCCGGGCTGGATGTGGCCGCGGCCGAGGCCGACGTTGTGCGCGCCGCGCTGGTGCTGCAGGCGCATGCCCCCCACCTGCGTACCTTGGTGCTGGAGTGCACCAACATGCCGCCCTATGCCGCGGCGATCGAGCGGCGGACCGGCTGGCGTACCCTTTCCCTGCTGCAGTCCGCCACGCTGCTGCACGTTTTTTCACGAACCTCTTCCCTGGCCCGGAGCCCTTGA
- a CDS encoding glycine zipper 2TM domain-containing protein, which translates to MKKIILLSALTLSTGLTFAQEVGRVLSSTPVVQQVSVPRQVCSTQQVAVEPQKSGAGALLGMIAGGVLGNTIGHGGGRAAATALGVVGGAMVGDRVEGSGAPYYQNVQNCGTQNFYENRTVGYNVVYEYNGRQYNVQLAQDPGPTIPLQVTPAANSAPPPVQAPVQTISSQPYAPQPVYVQQPTWYQATPYVRPYVAPVSVDLNLGYVWGGGGYRHGWR; encoded by the coding sequence ATGAAAAAGATCATCTTGCTCTCCGCCCTGACACTGAGCACAGGGCTCACTTTCGCCCAGGAAGTTGGGCGGGTCTTGTCTTCCACCCCCGTGGTGCAGCAGGTCAGCGTGCCGCGACAGGTGTGCAGCACCCAGCAGGTCGCGGTCGAGCCGCAGAAGTCGGGCGCGGGTGCACTGCTGGGCATGATCGCCGGCGGGGTGCTGGGCAACACCATCGGCCACGGCGGCGGCCGCGCGGCGGCGACGGCCCTGGGCGTGGTGGGCGGTGCCATGGTCGGCGACCGGGTCGAAGGCAGCGGCGCACCCTACTACCAGAACGTGCAGAACTGCGGCACGCAGAATTTCTACGAGAACCGCACCGTGGGCTACAACGTGGTCTACGAATACAACGGCCGGCAGTACAACGTGCAGCTCGCGCAGGATCCCGGCCCGACGATTCCGCTGCAGGTAACGCCCGCCGCCAACAGCGCACCGCCACCGGTGCAGGCGCCCGTGCAGACGATTTCGAGCCAGCCCTATGCGCCGCAGCCGGTCTACGTGCAGCAGCCCACCTGGTACCAGGCGACGCCCTACGTGCGGCCCTATGTGGCGCCCGTCTCGGTCGACCTGAACCTGGGTTATGTCTGGGGCGGCGGGGGCTACCGGCACGGCTGGCGCTGA
- a CDS encoding response regulator — MPIHNVLIVDDSKTELMYLTGLLQKSGMSVRTAENAEDAFKRLEEQKPDLILMDVVMPGQNGFQLTRSISRNPAYADVPIIMCTSKNQETDRVWGLRQGARDYITKPVDAAELKAKINALNAP; from the coding sequence ATGCCCATCCACAACGTGCTCATCGTCGACGATTCCAAGACCGAGCTGATGTACCTCACCGGCCTGCTGCAGAAGAGTGGCATGAGCGTGCGCACCGCCGAGAATGCCGAGGACGCGTTCAAGCGGCTCGAGGAACAGAAGCCCGACCTGATCCTGATGGACGTGGTCATGCCGGGGCAGAACGGCTTCCAGCTCACGCGTTCGATCAGCCGCAATCCCGCCTATGCCGACGTGCCGATCATCATGTGCACCAGCAAGAATCAGGAGACCGACCGGGTGTGGGGCTTGCGCCAGGGCGCACGCGACTACATCACCAAACCCGTCGATGCCGCCGAACTGAAGGCCAAGATCAACGCCTTGAACGCACCCTGA
- a CDS encoding winged helix DNA-binding protein, translated as MAPRSTAQPAAPRAAGKPPIVSSAHLVSPRSAEMSEFEFGLIVANNAFNRWIVHCMSAAGLKDLTPLDVLVLHHVTHRARDKRLADICFIMNVEDTHLINYALKKLQGLGVVASSKNGKEVTYASTEQGNAYVQRYREIRESCLMDAMNLDDGLNRDVGELARLLRILSGAYDQAARSAASL; from the coding sequence ATGGCCCCTAGATCCACCGCGCAACCCGCCGCGCCCAGGGCTGCGGGCAAGCCGCCCATCGTTTCGTCCGCGCACCTGGTGTCGCCGCGCAGCGCCGAGATGAGTGAGTTCGAATTCGGCCTGATCGTGGCCAACAATGCCTTCAACCGCTGGATCGTGCATTGCATGAGCGCCGCCGGCCTGAAGGACCTGACGCCGCTGGACGTGCTCGTGCTGCACCACGTGACGCACCGCGCGCGCGACAAGCGGCTGGCCGACATCTGCTTCATCATGAATGTGGAAGACACCCATCTCATCAACTACGCGCTGAAGAAGCTGCAGGGCCTGGGCGTGGTGGCATCGAGCAAGAACGGCAAGGAAGTGACCTATGCCTCCACCGAGCAGGGCAATGCCTATGTGCAGCGCTACCGCGAGATCCGCGAGTCCTGCCTGATGGATGCAATGAATCTGGACGACGGCCTGAACCGCGACGTGGGCGAACTGGCGCGGCTGCTGCGCATTCTGTCCGGTGCCTACGACCAGGCGGCCCGCTCGGCCGCGTCGCTGTAG
- the thiD gene encoding bifunctional hydroxymethylpyrimidine kinase/phosphomethylpyrimidine kinase — MTTPPTDLPITTADDPAPGEDDDDLAGPACVMVFNASDPSGAGGLSADVAAMASVGAHALPVVTGAYARDTGEIFEHFPFDEEAVAEQARAVLEDVAVQVIKVGFVGSPENISAIAEIAADYADVPLVAYMPNLSWWDEDKIDEYLDAFRELMLPQTTVLVGHHSTLRRWLLPDWNNDRNPTPRDIAKAAGEMGVAYTLVTGIPLPDQHVDNVLTSPQAVLVSEKFELFEAVFTGAGDTLSAALAALLASGTELGEAATEALSYLDRCLDGGFRPGMGHVVPDRMFWAQPDEEDGDGTGEEVDEETLKAIAALEAPPHDTRH; from the coding sequence ATGACCACACCCCCCACCGACCTGCCCATCACCACCGCGGACGATCCCGCGCCCGGAGAAGACGACGACGATCTGGCCGGCCCGGCCTGCGTGATGGTCTTCAACGCCAGCGACCCCAGCGGCGCCGGCGGGCTGTCCGCCGACGTGGCGGCCATGGCCTCGGTCGGTGCGCACGCCTTGCCGGTGGTGACCGGCGCCTACGCACGCGATACGGGTGAGATCTTCGAGCACTTTCCCTTCGACGAGGAGGCCGTGGCCGAGCAGGCGCGCGCCGTGCTGGAAGACGTGGCGGTGCAAGTCATCAAGGTCGGATTCGTCGGCAGCCCGGAGAACATCAGCGCCATCGCCGAGATCGCCGCCGACTATGCCGACGTGCCGCTCGTGGCATACATGCCCAACCTCTCGTGGTGGGACGAGGACAAGATCGACGAGTACCTGGACGCGTTCCGCGAACTCATGCTGCCGCAGACCACGGTGTTGGTTGGACACCACAGCACCCTGCGCCGCTGGCTGCTGCCCGACTGGAACAACGACCGCAACCCCACCCCGCGCGACATCGCCAAGGCGGCCGGCGAAATGGGCGTGGCCTACACCCTGGTCACCGGCATCCCCTTGCCCGACCAGCATGTGGACAACGTGCTGACCAGCCCGCAGGCCGTGCTGGTCAGCGAGAAATTCGAACTCTTCGAAGCCGTGTTCACCGGCGCCGGCGACACCCTGTCGGCCGCCCTCGCCGCGCTGCTGGCCAGCGGCACCGAACTCGGCGAAGCCGCGACCGAGGCGCTGAGCTACCTCGACCGCTGCCTCGATGGCGGCTTCCGCCCCGGCATGGGCCACGTCGTGCCCGACCGCATGTTCTGGGCCCAGCCCGACGAAGAGGACGGCGACGGCACGGGCGAGGAAGTCGACGAAGAAACCCTCAAAGCCATTGCCGCCCTGGAAGCCCCACCCCATGACACAAGACATTGA
- a CDS encoding chemotaxis protein CheW, whose protein sequence is MANREAIRELQARLAQRLQAARTEGRSVQWLAVEARGERYLFPLAQAGEIFGWPALQPTPYTHTWFLGVANLRGGLCGVVDLAAFLSGVPTPADADRADSSLLTFNHTLEINCALVIDRLAGLRGPEAFSAAMPPAPEAPAYFGPSRTDADGLAWREIDLLALSQSPVFLSINA, encoded by the coding sequence ATGGCCAACCGCGAAGCCATCCGAGAACTCCAAGCCCGCCTTGCCCAACGCCTGCAGGCGGCCCGAACCGAGGGTCGTTCCGTGCAGTGGCTCGCCGTGGAGGCGCGCGGTGAACGTTATCTGTTCCCGCTGGCCCAGGCCGGCGAGATCTTCGGCTGGCCGGCGTTGCAGCCAACCCCCTATACACACACATGGTTCCTCGGCGTGGCCAATCTGCGCGGCGGGCTTTGCGGCGTGGTCGACCTGGCGGCCTTCCTCAGCGGCGTGCCGACCCCGGCCGATGCCGACCGCGCCGATAGCAGCCTGCTGACCTTCAACCACACGCTCGAGATCAATTGCGCGCTGGTGATCGACCGCCTGGCCGGCCTGCGCGGCCCCGAGGCTTTCAGCGCCGCCATGCCGCCCGCGCCCGAGGCGCCCGCGTATTTCGGCCCCTCCCGTACCGATGCGGACGGCCTTGCCTGGCGCGAGATCGATCTGCTCGCCTTGTCCCAATCCCCTGTTTTTCTGAGCATCAATGCTTAG
- a CDS encoding rubredoxin, with protein MTDTKTWMCLICGWIYDEATGAPEHGIAAGTPWSAVPMNWTCPECGARKEDFEMVQL; from the coding sequence GTGACTGATACCAAAACCTGGATGTGTTTGATTTGCGGCTGGATTTACGACGAAGCCACGGGCGCGCCGGAGCACGGCATCGCCGCCGGAACGCCCTGGTCCGCCGTGCCCATGAACTGGACTTGCCCGGAATGCGGAGCACGCAAGGAAGATTTCGAGATGGTCCAGCTCTGA
- the hemL gene encoding glutamate-1-semialdehyde 2,1-aminomutase: MTQDIDLNQQLFARAQKVIPGGVNSPVRAFKAVGGTPRFVSKAQGAYFWDANGRRYTDYIGSWGPMILGHGHPAVVEAVQRAVLEGFSYGAPTEREVELAEEILKLVPSMDMVRLVSSGTEAGMSAIRLARGATGRKTLIKFEGCYHGHADALLVKAGSGLATFGNPTSAGVPPEVVQHTLVLEYNNVAQLEEAFSLHGPDVACLIIEPIAGNMNFVRASVPFMQRCRELCSQHGALLVFDEVMTGFRVGLQSAQGVYAESIPGFKPDMTVLGKVIGGGMPLAAFGGSRAVMEQLAPLGPVYQAGTLSGNPVATACGLATLREVQKPGFYEDLSRTTRLLVNGLTQAALGAEVPFCGDSEGGMFGFFLLDALPANYGQVMKTSNPRFNHLFHGLLDRGVYIAPALYEAGFVSAAHTEADIAATVAAAREVFETLPKA; the protein is encoded by the coding sequence ATGACACAAGACATTGATCTGAACCAGCAACTGTTCGCCCGCGCCCAGAAGGTCATCCCCGGCGGCGTGAACTCTCCCGTGCGCGCCTTCAAGGCGGTGGGCGGTACGCCGCGCTTCGTGAGCAAGGCCCAGGGCGCTTACTTCTGGGACGCGAACGGCCGGCGCTACACCGACTACATCGGCTCCTGGGGCCCGATGATCCTGGGCCATGGCCATCCGGCGGTGGTGGAGGCCGTGCAGCGGGCCGTGCTCGAAGGCTTCTCGTACGGCGCGCCGACCGAGCGCGAGGTCGAGCTGGCCGAAGAGATCCTCAAGCTCGTGCCCTCGATGGACATGGTGCGCTTGGTCAGCTCGGGTACCGAAGCCGGCATGAGCGCCATCCGCCTGGCGCGCGGCGCCACGGGCCGCAAGACCCTCATCAAGTTCGAAGGCTGCTACCACGGCCATGCCGACGCGCTGCTGGTCAAGGCCGGCTCGGGCCTGGCAACCTTCGGCAATCCCACCAGCGCCGGTGTGCCGCCCGAGGTGGTGCAGCACACCCTGGTGCTCGAATACAACAACGTGGCGCAGCTCGAGGAAGCCTTCTCGCTGCACGGCCCGGACGTGGCCTGCCTGATCATCGAGCCGATCGCCGGCAACATGAACTTCGTGCGCGCCAGCGTGCCCTTCATGCAGCGCTGCCGCGAACTCTGCAGCCAGCACGGCGCGCTGCTGGTGTTCGACGAGGTGATGACCGGTTTCCGCGTGGGGCTGCAGAGTGCCCAGGGCGTGTACGCAGAGTCCATTCCCGGCTTCAAACCCGACATGACGGTGCTGGGCAAGGTGATCGGCGGCGGCATGCCGCTGGCGGCCTTCGGTGGCTCGCGCGCGGTGATGGAGCAACTCGCGCCGCTCGGCCCGGTCTACCAGGCCGGCACGCTTTCGGGCAACCCGGTGGCCACCGCCTGCGGCCTGGCCACCCTGCGAGAGGTGCAGAAGCCGGGCTTCTACGAAGACCTGTCGCGCACCACCCGCCTGCTCGTCAACGGGCTCACCCAGGCCGCGCTGGGCGCCGAGGTGCCCTTCTGCGGCGACAGCGAAGGCGGCATGTTCGGCTTCTTCCTGCTCGACGCCCTGCCTGCCAACTACGGTCAGGTCATGAAGACCAGCAACCCGCGTTTCAACCACCTGTTCCACGGCCTGCTCGACCGTGGCGTTTACATCGCGCCGGCGCTGTACGAGGCCGGCTTCGTGAGCGCGGCCCACACCGAGGCCGACATCGCGGCCACGGTGGCGGCCGCGCGCGAGGTTTTTGAAACACTACCAAAAGCATAG
- a CDS encoding hydantoinase B/oxoprolinase family protein — MQPTPSRWQFWIDRGGTFTDVVGKRPDGSLVTHKLLSENPEQYADAAVAGIRHLLGLKPGEPITPEQVDCVKMGTTVATNALLERKGEPTLLVTTRGFRDGLRIAYQNRPRLFDRRILLPELLYTRVIEAQERIGAQGEVVEPLDEASLREHLWAAFDAGLRSVAVVFMHGYRYTDHEKAAARIAAEVGFTQVSTSHGTSPMMKFVSRGDTTVVDAYLSPILRRYVEQVAGQMPGVKLFFMQSSGGLTDAHVFQGKDAILSGPAGGIVGMARTAGLAGHDDVIGFDMGGTSTDVSHFRGGLNGEFEREFETQVAGVRMRAPMMSIHTVAAGGGSILAFDGARFRVGPQSAGANPGPASYRRGGPLAVTDANVMVGKVQPRYFPKVFGPQANEALDDEVVRGKFKELAERSGRKAEEVAEGFIHIAVQQMANAIKKISVARGYDVTRYTLQCFGGAGGQHACLVADALGMTKVFVHPLAGVLSAYGMGLADQNVIREQAVELKLAADALPLIAERLDALAAAAQGELTRQEVSTGSITTHRRVHVRYEGSDSALIVPFVPDIAALTAAFEAAYKQRFAFLMHGKGLVVEAVSVEAVVAGDAPAEPHYPTHPVREVPRRETVKMYSGGAWHDAALVVREDLRPGDLIPGPAIIAEQNATTIVEPGWEAALTAMDHLVLERRIARTVTYAAGTTADPVLLEVFNNLFMNIAEQMGLQLQNTAYSVNIKERLDFSCALFDAEGNLIANAPHMPVHLGSMGESIKTVIRENAGQMKPGDVFALNDPYHGGTHLPDVTVITPVYLNASTDAAPMFYVGARGHQADIGGITPGSMPPFSTRIEEEGVQIDNFKLVDQGVLREAEIIALLESGEYPSRNPQQNLADLKAQIAANEKGVQELRKMVEQFGLDVVRAYMGHVQDNAEESVRRAITLLKDGQFTLPLDNGAQIQVAIRVDAKNRRAEIDFTGTSPQQINNFNAPTAVCMAAVLYVFRTLVDDDIPLNAGCLKPLKVIIPEGSMLNPRPPASVVAGNVETSTCITNALLGALGVMAASQCTVNNFTFGNARYQYYETISGGSGAGPITDAEGKVIGGFNGTSVVQTHMTNSRMTDPEVLEFRYPVRLESYAIRQGSGGVGEWTGGNGGVRRLRFLEPMTASILSNGRLRGAFGLAGGGAGAVGINRVVRADGRVEELAHIGQAEMAAGDIFEIHTPGGGGYGEPTAKKAD; from the coding sequence ATGCAACCCACCCCTTCCCGCTGGCAGTTCTGGATCGACCGCGGCGGCACTTTCACCGACGTCGTCGGCAAGCGGCCCGACGGCAGTCTCGTCACGCACAAGCTGCTGAGCGAGAACCCCGAGCAATACGCCGACGCGGCCGTGGCGGGCATCCGCCATCTGCTGGGTCTGAAGCCGGGCGAGCCGATCACGCCCGAGCAGGTGGACTGCGTGAAGATGGGCACCACGGTCGCCACCAACGCGCTGCTCGAACGCAAGGGCGAGCCGACGCTGCTGGTCACGACGCGCGGCTTCCGCGATGGCCTGCGCATCGCCTACCAGAACCGGCCGCGTCTGTTCGACCGGCGCATCCTGTTGCCCGAGCTGCTGTACACGCGCGTCATCGAGGCGCAGGAGCGCATCGGCGCCCAGGGCGAGGTGGTCGAGCCGCTGGACGAAGCCAGCCTGCGTGAACACCTGTGGGCCGCCTTCGACGCCGGCCTGCGCAGCGTGGCCGTCGTCTTCATGCACGGCTACCGCTACACCGACCACGAGAAGGCCGCGGCGCGCATCGCGGCCGAGGTGGGCTTCACCCAAGTCAGCACCTCGCACGGCACCAGCCCGATGATGAAGTTCGTGAGCCGCGGCGACACCACGGTGGTGGACGCCTATCTCTCGCCGATCCTGCGCCGTTACGTGGAGCAGGTGGCCGGCCAGATGCCGGGTGTGAAGCTGTTCTTCATGCAGAGCAGTGGCGGCCTGACCGACGCGCATGTGTTCCAGGGCAAGGACGCGATCCTCTCCGGCCCGGCCGGCGGCATTGTCGGCATGGCGCGCACGGCGGGCCTGGCCGGGCATGACGACGTGATCGGCTTCGACATGGGCGGCACCTCCACCGACGTGAGCCATTTCCGCGGTGGTCTCAACGGTGAATTCGAACGCGAGTTCGAAACCCAGGTGGCCGGCGTGCGCATGCGTGCGCCGATGATGAGCATCCACACCGTGGCCGCCGGCGGCGGCTCGATCCTGGCCTTCGACGGTGCGCGGTTCCGCGTCGGCCCGCAGAGCGCCGGCGCGAATCCCGGCCCAGCAAGTTACCGCCGCGGCGGCCCGCTCGCCGTGACCGATGCCAACGTGATGGTCGGCAAGGTGCAGCCGCGTTATTTCCCCAAGGTGTTCGGCCCGCAGGCCAACGAGGCGCTCGACGACGAAGTGGTGCGCGGCAAGTTCAAGGAACTGGCTGAGCGGTCCGGGCGCAAGGCCGAGGAAGTCGCCGAAGGTTTCATCCACATCGCCGTGCAGCAGATGGCCAACGCCATCAAGAAGATCTCGGTGGCGCGCGGCTACGACGTCACGCGCTACACGCTGCAGTGCTTCGGCGGCGCGGGCGGGCAGCACGCCTGCCTGGTGGCCGATGCGCTCGGCATGACCAAGGTGTTCGTGCACCCGCTGGCCGGCGTGCTCAGCGCCTACGGCATGGGCCTGGCGGACCAGAACGTGATCCGCGAGCAGGCGGTCGAACTCAAGCTCGCCGCCGACGCGCTGCCGCTGATCGCCGAGCGGCTTGACGCGCTGGCCGCCGCCGCGCAGGGTGAACTCACGCGCCAGGAGGTCAGCACCGGCAGCATCACCACGCACCGGCGTGTGCATGTGCGCTACGAGGGCAGCGACTCGGCACTCATCGTGCCTTTCGTGCCGGACATCGCCGCGCTCACGGCCGCGTTCGAGGCCGCCTACAAGCAACGCTTCGCCTTCCTCATGCACGGCAAGGGCCTGGTCGTGGAGGCCGTGTCGGTCGAGGCGGTGGTCGCGGGCGACGCGCCGGCCGAGCCGCATTACCCCACCCATCCGGTGCGCGAAGTGCCGCGCCGGGAAACCGTGAAGATGTATTCCGGCGGCGCCTGGCACGACGCCGCGCTCGTGGTGCGCGAAGACCTGCGCCCCGGCGATCTGATCCCGGGCCCGGCCATCATCGCCGAGCAGAACGCCACCACCATCGTCGAGCCCGGCTGGGAGGCCGCGCTCACCGCCATGGACCACCTGGTGCTGGAGCGGCGCATCGCGCGCACGGTCACCTACGCGGCCGGCACCACGGCCGACCCGGTGCTGCTCGAGGTGTTCAACAACCTGTTCATGAACATCGCCGAGCAGATGGGCCTGCAACTGCAGAACACGGCCTACTCGGTCAACATCAAGGAGCGGCTCGACTTCAGCTGCGCGCTGTTCGATGCCGAAGGCAACCTCATCGCCAACGCGCCGCACATGCCGGTGCACCTGGGCTCGATGGGCGAAAGCATCAAGACCGTGATCCGCGAGAACGCGGGCCAGATGAAACCGGGCGACGTGTTCGCGCTGAACGACCCGTACCACGGCGGCACGCATCTGCCCGACGTGACGGTGATCACACCGGTGTACCTGAATGCTTCGACGGATGCAGCGCCGATGTTCTACGTCGGCGCGCGCGGCCACCAGGCCGACATCGGCGGTATCACGCCGGGCTCGATGCCGCCGTTCTCCACGCGCATCGAGGAAGAGGGCGTGCAGATCGACAACTTCAAGCTCGTCGACCAGGGTGTGCTGCGCGAGGCCGAGATCATCGCGCTGCTGGAAAGCGGCGAATACCCGAGCCGCAATCCGCAGCAGAACCTGGCCGACCTGAAGGCGCAGATCGCCGCGAACGAGAAAGGCGTGCAGGAACTGCGCAAGATGGTCGAGCAGTTCGGCCTGGACGTGGTGCGCGCCTACATGGGCCATGTGCAGGACAACGCCGAGGAATCGGTGCGCCGCGCCATCACGTTGCTCAAGGACGGCCAGTTCACGCTGCCGCTGGACAACGGTGCGCAGATCCAGGTCGCGATCCGCGTGGACGCGAAGAACCGCCGCGCCGAGATCGACTTCACCGGCACCAGTCCGCAGCAGATCAACAACTTCAACGCACCGACCGCGGTGTGCATGGCCGCCGTGCTCTACGTGTTCCGCACGCTGGTGGACGACGACATTCCGCTCAACGCCGGCTGCCTCAAGCCCTTGAAGGTGATCATCCCCGAAGGGTCGATGCTCAACCCGCGGCCGCCGGCCTCGGTGGTGGCGGGCAACGTGGAGACCTCGACCTGCATCACCAACGCGCTGCTCGGTGCGCTGGGCGTGATGGCCGCGAGCCAGTGCACGGTGAACAACTTCACCTTCGGCAATGCGCGCTACCAGTACTACGAGACCATCTCCGGCGGCAGCGGCGCGGGCCCGATCACCGATGCCGAGGGCAAAGTCATCGGCGGCTTCAACGGGACCAGCGTGGTGCAGACCCACATGACGAACTCACGCATGACCGACCCCGAAGTGCTGGAGTTCCGTTACCCGGTGCGGCTCGAGAGTTACGCGATCCGCCAGGGTTCGGGCGGCGTGGGCGAATGGACGGGCGGCAACGGCGGCGTGCGGCGCCTGCGCTTCCTCGAGCCGATGACCGCCAGCATCCTGTCCAACGGCCGGCTGCGCGGCGCGTTCGGCCTGGCCGGCGGCGGCGCGGGCGCGGTGGGCATCAACCGCGTGGTGCGGGCCGATGGGCGCGTGGAGGAACTGGCGCACATCGGGCAGGCGGAGATGGCGGCAGGGGACATCTTCGAGATCCACACGCCGGGTGGCGGCGGCTACGGCGAGCCCACGGCCAAAAAGGCTGACTGA
- a CDS encoding response regulator — translation MTTSLSTYRVLVVDDSNTIRRSAEIFLKQGGHEVLLAEDGFDALSKINDHAPQLIFCDILMPKLDGYQTCAIIKRNPRFSAIPVVMLSSKDGVFDKARGRMVGSQDYLTKPFTKDQLLQAVQQFGATAPQALQGVA, via the coding sequence GTGACGACATCCCTTTCGACCTACAGGGTGCTGGTGGTGGACGACAGCAACACCATCCGCCGCAGCGCCGAGATTTTCCTGAAGCAGGGCGGCCACGAGGTGCTGCTGGCCGAAGACGGCTTCGATGCGCTGTCCAAGATCAACGACCATGCGCCGCAGCTGATCTTCTGCGACATCCTGATGCCCAAGCTCGACGGCTACCAGACCTGCGCCATCATCAAGCGCAATCCGCGGTTTTCCGCGATCCCGGTGGTCATGCTGTCGTCCAAGGACGGCGTGTTCGACAAGGCGCGCGGGCGCATGGTCGGCTCGCAGGACTACCTCACCAAACCATTCACCAAAGACCAGTTGCTGCAGGCTGTGCAGCAGTTCGGCGCGACTGCCCCGCAGGCGCTGCAAGGAGTTGCCTGA